From Toxorhynchites rutilus septentrionalis strain SRP chromosome 2, ASM2978413v1, whole genome shotgun sequence, a single genomic window includes:
- the LOC129769010 gene encoding uncharacterized protein LOC129769010 produces the protein MIVSTSEQSASVRAGKIKIRRNSSLISFKSLDMSLKSIYSSIKTHKSTIDKSRKESTSTQKTSCILRAPYLKVETVENDESQKLLLTYAQSPGGSQHRRSFDTTSSQYLSTQTNYQELSQSPNSSSPYLSVSTGNIRRSSTSDILADSNSSKKSYVKQSSCGSVLESRKPSTSDMLRKARERKGSEGKIGRSISHCGISRGGMRNRRTSMAY, from the coding sequence ATGATAGTGAGCACTAGTGAGCAATCTGCAAGCGTTAGGGcgggaaaaattaaaattcgtcGCAATTCTAGTTTGATTAGTTTCAAGTCGCTGGATATGAGCCTGAAATCTATCTACTCATCTATAAAAACTCATAAAAGTACCATTGATAAAAGTCGCAAAGAATCGACATCCACTCAGAAAACAAGTTGTATTCTTCGCGCTCCATATCTCAAGGTGGAAACTGTTGAAAATGATGAATCACAGAAACTACTTCTAACTTATGCTCAATCGCCCGGGGGTTCTCAGCATCGAAGAAGCTTCGATACTACAAGTTCGCAATATCTTAGTACGCAAACTAACTATCAAGAGCTGTCGCAATCTCCAAACAGCAGTTCGCCATATTTATCTGTAAGTACCGGAAACATACGACGTTCGTCCACGTCCGATATACTGGCAGACAGTAATAGTAGTAAAAAGAGTTACGTTAAACAATCGTCTTGTGGATCAGTGCTAGAAAGTCGCAAACCGAGTACATCTGATATGCTTCGTAAGGCTCGTGAGCGTAAAGGAAGTGAGGGAAAAATAGGTCGTAGTATATCGCACTGTGGTATCTCGAGGGGCGGAATGAGAAATCGTCGTACTAGCATGGCATACTAG